A genomic window from Haladaptatus caseinilyticus includes:
- a CDS encoding flippase activity-associated protein Agl23, with amino-acid sequence MQGSDTAQKRSRSLPFTSSDESGVVSRFANPVPLVVLITAFGLFLRLVNLGARVAHQDEARVAYWMARYAENGIWFYRKIVHGPFFFHVNSTMFSLFGANDFIMRLVVALMGGCLPLAALLFRKRLRPSETVALAALFALNPLLLYYSRFLRNDVPLAMVMVFAFGFFVRFADTRKLRYVFAGVAFFALGFTMKENALLYAACWVGAGALIYDHRLFLRRVGNDGIAGAIPPGLRNWVRTNDSRAITTTIFMGVGVALLAVLEFLTVIVFFYAPRSQTRPGIGLWKSLSNPTTVPELIHTSTVGTWEKFISWSGHTDHAYLPYLGDSLQTLKVGGLALCLLAVVGFLVDRYSGDRPNDVVAFGFYWGVASVLGYPIVMDIKAGWAMVHAIVPLAFPAAVGLALVFRWGREGYERRDDVSLAAAVVLLLLVSAQVGATAYDTSYQNPQSPDNQFVQYAQSSSGEAKPLLHDLQRISRRNDGPDVMFFGEELYSPDESDHEVPPAGQGWFDRLPLAWYFEAADANVVSTNEPTDLRGAKPPIVVTLNNVSTCNSEDGTAEDIDQYMAGYEAYEFQRFAYDSGCTVSSMTIYVDKDEIDDRQ; translated from the coding sequence ATGCAAGGTTCTGATACCGCCCAGAAACGTAGCCGTTCCCTCCCGTTCACGTCGAGCGATGAGTCGGGCGTAGTATCCCGATTTGCCAATCCGGTTCCGCTCGTCGTCCTCATTACCGCTTTCGGACTCTTCCTTCGACTCGTAAACCTCGGTGCCCGTGTCGCCCATCAGGACGAAGCCCGTGTCGCGTACTGGATGGCTCGATACGCCGAAAACGGCATCTGGTTCTACCGCAAGATCGTTCACGGTCCGTTTTTCTTCCACGTCAACTCGACCATGTTCTCCCTCTTCGGTGCGAACGATTTTATCATGCGTCTCGTCGTCGCGCTGATGGGCGGGTGTCTCCCGCTTGCAGCCTTGCTGTTTCGCAAACGACTTCGTCCGTCCGAGACGGTCGCACTCGCGGCCCTATTCGCGTTGAACCCACTCCTCCTCTACTACTCGCGCTTCCTACGAAACGACGTTCCGTTGGCCATGGTGATGGTGTTCGCGTTCGGCTTCTTCGTCAGGTTTGCCGACACCAGAAAGCTGCGATACGTGTTCGCGGGAGTCGCTTTCTTCGCACTCGGATTTACGATGAAGGAGAACGCCCTCCTCTACGCGGCCTGCTGGGTTGGTGCGGGCGCCCTCATCTACGACCACCGTCTCTTTCTCCGACGGGTCGGAAACGACGGTATCGCGGGTGCGATTCCGCCGGGACTTCGTAACTGGGTTCGGACGAACGACAGTCGAGCGATCACTACGACTATCTTCATGGGGGTCGGTGTCGCGCTCCTCGCCGTTCTGGAGTTCCTCACCGTCATCGTCTTTTTCTACGCGCCACGCTCACAGACTCGCCCCGGTATCGGTCTCTGGAAGTCCCTTTCGAACCCGACGACGGTTCCCGAACTCATCCACACCTCCACGGTCGGCACGTGGGAGAAGTTCATCAGTTGGTCAGGCCACACCGACCATGCGTATCTTCCGTACCTCGGCGACTCCCTCCAGACGCTCAAGGTCGGCGGGCTTGCGTTGTGTCTCCTCGCTGTCGTCGGATTCCTCGTCGACCGGTACTCCGGTGACCGGCCGAACGACGTGGTCGCGTTCGGGTTCTACTGGGGTGTCGCCAGCGTTCTCGGCTATCCGATCGTAATGGATATCAAAGCCGGATGGGCGATGGTGCACGCTATCGTTCCACTGGCATTCCCCGCCGCGGTCGGTCTCGCGTTGGTTTTCCGCTGGGGACGGGAGGGATACGAACGACGGGACGACGTCAGCCTCGCCGCAGCCGTCGTCTTGCTGTTGCTCGTTTCGGCGCAGGTCGGTGCGACGGCGTATGATACGTCTTATCAAAATCCACAGAGTCCCGACAACCAGTTCGTTCAGTATGCTCAGTCGTCGTCCGGCGAGGCCAAGCCACTTCTGCACGACCTTCAGCGGATTTCTCGCCGGAACGACGGGCCGGACGTGATGTTCTTCGGCGAGGAACTGTACTCACCTGACGAATCCGACCACGAGGTTCCCCCCGCTGGACAGGGGTGGTTCGACCGACTCCCACTGGCGTGGTACTTCGAAGCCGCCGATGCGAACGTCGTCAGTACGAACGAACCGACCGACCTCCGCGGCGCGAAACCACCGATCGTCGTCACGCTGAACAACGTCTCGACCTGTAACTCGGAGGACGGTACTGCCGAGGACATCGACCAGTACATGGCGGGTTACGAGGCATATGAGTTCCAGCGATTTGCGTACGATAGCGGATGTACCGTCAGTAGCATGACCATCTATGTGGACAAAGACGAAATCGACGATCGACAGTGA
- a CDS encoding thiolase family protein — MSSDTTPVIVKAVRTPQGKDGGVYEDVRSEDLSIPLIDTILSETGLTGDHINDLMWGVAQQRGQQDNNVARIIALLSDLGESVPATTINRWCASSMQSLISASDAIRAGQRDAVIAGGVENMSRVPMSSAYEGRNFHPEMSEQYNLPELQMGMTAEKVAEEFEISREDQDEYALRSHQRAAAATEEGRFDDEIVPIETENGLVESDEGIRPDTSLEALQGLPSVFKADGTVTPGNASQISDGAAATLVTSEAFAEDHGLEILAYVGDNNVAGVDPTMMGIGPVPATQGLLERTGEDIDEFDLVELNEAFASQTLYCQRELGVDDEKFNVNGGAIAVGHPLGASGARLPVTLVHEMQKRDAKKGLATLCVGFGQGGAMTFERR, encoded by the coding sequence ATGAGTAGCGACACCACACCAGTCATCGTAAAAGCAGTCAGAACACCGCAAGGAAAGGACGGCGGCGTGTACGAAGACGTTCGGAGCGAAGACCTCTCGATTCCACTTATCGACACGATCCTCTCGGAGACAGGTCTGACGGGTGACCACATCAACGACCTCATGTGGGGTGTCGCCCAACAGCGCGGTCAGCAGGACAACAACGTCGCGCGAATCATCGCACTCCTCTCGGATCTCGGCGAAAGCGTTCCGGCAACGACTATCAACCGATGGTGTGCCTCCTCGATGCAGTCGCTCATCAGCGCGAGCGACGCGATTCGAGCGGGACAACGGGACGCCGTCATCGCAGGCGGAGTCGAGAACATGTCCCGCGTCCCCATGTCCAGTGCCTACGAAGGTCGAAACTTCCATCCCGAGATGTCGGAGCAGTACAACCTTCCCGAACTCCAGATGGGGATGACGGCCGAAAAGGTCGCCGAGGAGTTCGAAATTTCCCGTGAAGACCAAGACGAATACGCCCTCCGGAGCCATCAGCGCGCCGCGGCGGCGACCGAGGAAGGTCGGTTCGACGACGAAATCGTTCCCATCGAAACCGAGAACGGACTCGTCGAGTCCGACGAAGGAATCCGCCCAGATACCAGCTTGGAAGCACTACAGGGCCTCCCGAGCGTGTTCAAGGCCGACGGTACGGTTACGCCCGGTAACGCCTCCCAGATTTCGGACGGCGCGGCCGCAACTCTCGTCACCAGCGAAGCCTTCGCCGAAGACCACGGTCTCGAAATTCTCGCCTACGTCGGCGACAACAACGTCGCTGGCGTGGACCCGACGATGATGGGAATCGGTCCGGTCCCGGCGACCCAAGGCCTGCTCGAACGCACGGGCGAAGACATCGACGAGTTCGACCTCGTGGAACTCAACGAGGCGTTCGCCAGCCAGACGCTTTACTGCCAGCGCGAACTCGGGGTCGATGACGAGAAGTTCAACGTCAACGGCGGTGCGATCGCCGTCGGACACCCACTCGGTGCATCGGGCGCGCGCCTCCCTGTCACGCTCGTCCACGAGATGCAAAAGCGCGACGCGAAGAAGGGACTCGCGACGCTCTGTGTCGGGTTCGGTCAAGGCGGCGCGATGACCTTCGAACGACGGTGA
- a CDS encoding aldehyde ferredoxin oxidoreductase family protein, translated as MLHTEGPLLTIDVGDRKTTTEKVDDVLSSFVGGRGVGTKLAHDRIPFDVAPFAPENSLFFTTGPLQVSNMSFTGRMSCTGVSPLTGGLLSSNAGGFLSRHFGATGYSTVELTGRSDDLLAIHVTDEGIEFEEVPELAEATTSEVGEYMTSEHGLGDEQLLVAGPAGENRVRFASIMTTEHRAFGRGGLGAVMGSKGVKCISFDGDSAPELDIDPVQMDVHREAATADDHPMKEAGTTSVTEYANHVGALPTRYFSELEFDGASDIGGGAVSDKKYKKGTCSQCAFACKLPTKDEETGVETEGPEYETVMAFGSNAGIDDVVSVMKSNDLCDELGMDTISCGDVISAYLAANDEFGNSELIHELVEKIAYREDEGDLLAEGVHRAADELEVEDWTVKGLEFSAHDGRTLNGQGLAFAVSNRGADHMYAEFYSKEYPLVGKDEAVDPTGLEGKPPLIVAKENHNAVLDSGVVCKFSRDFMTEERLETLLDSEYDDLMAMGATVVELERHFNNRRGFDREDDTLPYDLPEFEDALSEYYVERGWNDDGTVPENSGVVSADD; from the coding sequence ATGCTTCATACCGAGGGTCCACTGCTGACCATCGATGTCGGGGACCGAAAAACGACCACCGAGAAGGTAGACGACGTGTTGTCGTCGTTCGTCGGAGGTCGGGGCGTGGGGACGAAGCTCGCTCACGACAGGATTCCGTTCGATGTTGCCCCGTTCGCCCCGGAAAACAGTCTGTTTTTCACGACCGGACCACTGCAAGTTTCGAACATGAGCTTTACCGGGCGGATGAGCTGCACCGGTGTTTCTCCGCTCACGGGCGGATTGCTCTCCTCGAACGCCGGTGGGTTTCTCTCCCGACACTTCGGCGCGACCGGCTATAGCACCGTGGAACTGACCGGCCGGAGCGACGACCTACTGGCGATTCACGTCACGGACGAGGGAATCGAATTCGAGGAGGTCCCGGAACTCGCCGAGGCGACGACCTCCGAAGTCGGTGAGTACATGACCAGTGAACACGGACTCGGCGACGAGCAACTCCTCGTTGCCGGCCCGGCGGGGGAAAACCGCGTTCGGTTCGCGTCCATCATGACGACCGAACATCGCGCGTTCGGTCGCGGCGGTCTCGGTGCCGTGATGGGTTCGAAGGGCGTCAAATGCATCTCCTTCGATGGCGACTCCGCACCGGAGCTCGACATCGACCCGGTTCAGATGGACGTACACCGCGAGGCTGCAACTGCCGACGATCATCCGATGAAGGAGGCCGGAACGACCAGCGTGACGGAGTACGCGAACCACGTCGGCGCGCTCCCGACTCGCTACTTTTCGGAACTGGAATTCGACGGCGCGAGCGACATCGGCGGCGGCGCGGTATCGGACAAAAAATACAAGAAGGGGACCTGTTCGCAGTGTGCGTTCGCCTGCAAACTCCCGACCAAGGACGAGGAGACCGGCGTGGAAACCGAGGGCCCGGAGTACGAGACGGTGATGGCGTTCGGCAGCAACGCCGGAATCGACGACGTCGTCTCCGTGATGAAATCGAACGACCTCTGCGACGAGTTGGGAATGGACACCATCTCCTGTGGTGACGTGATTTCCGCCTATCTCGCCGCGAACGACGAGTTCGGCAACAGCGAACTTATCCACGAACTCGTCGAGAAGATCGCCTACCGCGAGGACGAGGGTGACCTGCTTGCGGAGGGCGTCCACCGTGCCGCCGACGAACTCGAGGTGGAGGACTGGACGGTCAAAGGGCTCGAATTTTCGGCCCACGACGGTCGAACCCTGAACGGACAGGGGCTCGCCTTCGCGGTTTCAAACCGCGGTGCGGACCACATGTACGCCGAGTTCTACTCGAAGGAGTACCCGCTCGTCGGCAAGGACGAGGCAGTTGACCCGACTGGATTGGAGGGCAAACCGCCCCTCATCGTGGCAAAAGAGAATCACAACGCGGTTCTCGACAGCGGTGTCGTCTGTAAATTCTCCCGTGACTTCATGACCGAAGAGCGCCTCGAAACGCTCCTCGATTCGGAGTACGACGATCTGATGGCGATGGGTGCTACCGTGGTCGAACTCGAACGTCACTTCAACAATCGGCGTGGATTCGACCGCGAGGATGATACCCTCCCGTACGACCTTCCGGAGTTCGAGGATGCGCTGTCGGAGTATTACGTCGAACGTGGCTGGAACGACGATGGGACGGTTCCCGAAAACTCGGGCGTCGTGAGCGCGGACGACTAA
- a CDS encoding DUF7344 domain-containing protein, with amino-acid sequence MTTEPSSGTRMLSRDMAFEILTNARRRYTLSYLRSRTGAVSIGELAEVVAAWENDTSIELVSSKERKSVYTSLYQTHLPKMADAGVIEYDRQRGNVQLSDRANELDEYLYPTVQASNWSTYYLGLALVGGAAIVCRLVGMYPFTEVPMLVYAGLLLGSFVLLSAVNLELLRRNRSRKR; translated from the coding sequence ATGACCACCGAGCCATCATCCGGAACACGGATGCTTTCACGCGACATGGCGTTCGAAATCCTCACGAACGCACGGCGTCGGTACACGCTTTCGTACCTTCGATCGCGGACAGGAGCGGTTTCTATCGGCGAACTCGCCGAAGTAGTCGCGGCGTGGGAAAACGACACCTCCATCGAACTGGTCTCGTCCAAGGAACGAAAATCCGTCTACACTTCGTTGTATCAGACACATCTCCCGAAGATGGCGGATGCGGGGGTCATCGAATACGACAGACAGCGAGGGAACGTCCAACTCAGCGACCGGGCAAACGAACTCGACGAGTATCTTTATCCGACAGTCCAGGCTTCGAACTGGAGTACGTACTACCTCGGGTTGGCACTCGTCGGCGGTGCGGCCATCGTCTGTCGGTTAGTCGGAATGTACCCGTTCACTGAAGTCCCCATGCTCGTATACGCCGGACTGCTTCTCGGGTCGTTCGTCTTACTTTCGGCAGTCAACCTCGAACTCCTTCGACGAAACAGAAGTCGGAAGCGGTAG